One Streptomyces umbrinus genomic window, GTTACCGTCCGGAGCAGCGAGAACCAGGCGCAGGGTGCTGGCCGACACCCAGGCGGCGGCGGTCGGGCCGTCCTCGGCGGTGGTGGCGACGTCGACGACCACGGTGCCGGTACCGGGAGCGGCGCTGGAAGCCTTTACGACCCGCCCGTCGACGGTCTCCGGCCCGGTCTCGAACGAGGTATCGGTGTCCGCCTGGCCCTGCGCCGGGACATGGACCAACTGCACCTTCTGGCCCGGCACCAGCGCGGTGGCCGGCACCTGCTCCGGCTTGAGCCCGATCGGCACCAGCTGCTCACCGGCCTTCACCAGCGAGTCCTTCGTCACCTGAGACGGGGCGAGCAGGGAACCCGGCCTGAGCTCCACAGCGGCCCGCTTGCCCACCACCGAGTCCAGGTCATTGCCCCGCACCGCCTTGACGGCCGGGTCCAGCGCGATGGACGCCTTGCCCAGGTCGTCTTCGGTCACGACCTGGCCGACGTGGACGTCACGGACGACCGTCACCACCTCGGTGCGGTTGCCGACCTGCAGCAGCAGGACGGCAACTCCGGCCCCTCCGGCGGCGATCAGCGCCAGCGACAGGGCGATGACACCTGGCCGGCGACGGCGGGCCGACACCCGCGGGGGAGTGACGGGCCCGGCGACATGTCCCTGCTGGGGGACGCCGTTCGCGCTGACTGTGTCTGCACGTTCTTGGGTCCTGCTCAACGTTCTATCCTTCCGGCGGCGTCATCTGACGACCTGCAGCTCGCCGATCGCCACCTGCACGTCGGTTTCCCGGATCTCGGTGAGCTGGCCGGCCGCTCCGCCGCCCTCCCAGTCGATCGTCCATGTCGAGGTCGCGGTGACCGGGAACTTGCCGCTCCTGGCACCGGCTGAGGTCT contains:
- a CDS encoding SAF domain-containing protein — translated: MSRTQERADTVSANGVPQQGHVAGPVTPPRVSARRRRPGVIALSLALIAAGGAGVAVLLLQVGNRTEVVTVVRDVHVGQVVTEDDLGKASIALDPAVKAVRGNDLDSVVGKRAAVELRPGSLLAPSQVTKDSLVKAGEQLVPIGLKPEQVPATALVPGQKVQLVHVPAQGQADTDTSFETGPETVDGRVVKASSAAPGTGTVVVDVATTAEDGPTAAAWVSASTLRLVLAAPDGN